In Risungbinella massiliensis, a single window of DNA contains:
- a CDS encoding MBL fold metallo-hydrolase → MKDANRVEFLELNINGFVIYPTLVWDSQSAILIDTGMPGHVEQLRKAMEKVGVSFEQLTAIIITHQDIDHMGGLPEILSNTRKELLVYAHELEKPYIEGTYPLIKTDLSRMTKEEIDALPEEMRKLYAHPPKAKVTHTLSNGQVLPFVGGIQVIETPGHTDGHVCLYLQQSKTLVAADAMYCVDGMLGGPHEPTALDIETARQSLTKLLDFEIDSVICYHGGICKENVSVQLKKLTKKTIKK, encoded by the coding sequence ATGAAAGATGCAAATCGTGTGGAATTTTTAGAGTTAAATATTAACGGATTTGTGATATATCCAACTTTAGTGTGGGATTCGCAATCTGCTATTCTCATCGATACAGGAATGCCAGGTCATGTGGAACAGCTTCGAAAAGCGATGGAAAAGGTAGGAGTAAGCTTTGAGCAACTTACCGCAATAATCATCACTCATCAGGATATTGATCATATGGGTGGTCTGCCAGAAATTCTATCCAATACTAGAAAAGAGCTACTAGTCTATGCACATGAACTAGAAAAGCCTTATATAGAAGGAACCTATCCACTTATTAAGACAGATTTAAGCCGCATGACCAAAGAAGAAATCGATGCTCTCCCCGAAGAAATGCGAAAACTATATGCCCATCCTCCAAAAGCCAAGGTGACTCATACTTTATCCAACGGGCAAGTCCTCCCTTTTGTTGGTGGCATCCAAGTAATAGAAACACCTGGTCATACAGATGGTCATGTTTGCCTCTACTTACAACAGAGTAAAACATTAGTTGCTGCTGATGCGATGTATTGTGTTGATGGAATGCTAGGAGGTCCACATGAACCAACCGCACTAGATATAGAAACAGCCCGGCAATCATTGACGAAACTTTTGGACTTCGAGATCGATTCTGTCATCTGTTATCACGGTGGGATATGTAAAGAGAATGTATCAGTGCAATTAAAAAAACTCACAAAGAAAACAATCAAAAAATAA
- a CDS encoding cupin domain-containing protein — protein sequence MEMYSKGVKQHLDRLSEAITERHQNFIVNTVNESCLRLAVLDGEYEWHYHPDSDELFIVLEGELWIDFQDKPSISLQPHEMITIPANEIHRTRSNMRTVNLCLEHTHANTIFV from the coding sequence ATGGAAATGTACTCTAAAGGAGTCAAACAACATCTAGACCGACTCAGCGAAGCGATTACAGAACGCCATCAGAACTTTATCGTCAACACAGTAAATGAAAGTTGTCTCCGTCTAGCAGTTCTAGATGGAGAATATGAGTGGCACTATCATCCCGATTCAGATGAGCTTTTTATTGTTTTGGAGGGAGAACTTTGGATTGACTTTCAAGATAAGCCTTCTATCTCCCTTCAACCTCATGAAATGATCACCATCCCAGCCAATGAAATTCATCGAACCAGATCCAATATGAGAACGGTTAATTTATGTCTAGAACACACGCATGCCAACACCATCTTCGTCTAA
- a CDS encoding GNAT family N-acetyltransferase, which translates to MQSPLTMPVKFLQGEKVYLRPLSLADTDQYFHQLFDHEVRRWTGTQKCFTKEQIHQYIEEKWKDSSSLLLLIALQENDEVIGDIAIQDIDSYNRNANIRIAISNENHQGKGYGKEAMTLMLNHGFGILNLHRIELNVFSYNKRALHVYKQLGFQIEGVQREALFYHHEYHDSILMSILEDEFRKTHSISTKKTS; encoded by the coding sequence ATGCAATCCCCACTAACAATGCCTGTAAAATTCTTGCAAGGTGAAAAAGTGTACTTACGTCCACTCAGCTTAGCGGACACAGACCAGTATTTCCATCAGTTGTTTGACCACGAAGTGAGGAGGTGGACAGGCACCCAAAAATGCTTTACCAAAGAGCAAATCCATCAATATATCGAAGAAAAGTGGAAGGACTCCTCCTCTCTCCTTTTGTTGATCGCGTTGCAGGAAAATGATGAAGTAATCGGAGATATTGCAATTCAAGATATCGATTCCTATAATCGAAATGCCAATATTCGGATTGCTATTAGTAATGAAAATCATCAAGGAAAAGGATATGGCAAAGAAGCCATGACACTTATGCTAAATCACGGCTTTGGGATTCTCAATCTCCATCGAATCGAGTTAAATGTATTCTCATATAACAAACGTGCCCTCCATGTATACAAGCAACTTGGTTTTCAAATAGAAGGCGTTCAACGCGAAGCGCTTTTTTATCATCATGAGTATCATGATTCTATTCTAATGAGTATCCTAGAAGATGAATTTCGCAAGACCCACTCCATCTCTACAAAGAAAACTTCCTAA
- a CDS encoding cyclase family protein: MREEVVRNGKQTILVDLSDKLKNSTSHFEPNPHSIQYSPHQDAVALTDKLLGLGEEYWPEGEGWAVEQVTLSTHAGTHVDAPYHYGSTMSDGDPARTIDHVPLSWCYGDGVVLNMTHKQAGEAITVSDLQEELERIQYQLKPYDIVLIHTGASAYFQEPGYEYRHAGLVRESTEWLIDQGIKMIGIDAWGLDRPFDVTAKEAKEGKTQFWEAHLVGREKEYLQIEKLCNLDQIPYAHGFKVSAFPIKIENASAGWARVVAIIED, from the coding sequence ATGAGAGAAGAAGTAGTGAGAAACGGAAAACAAACGATCTTGGTGGATTTAAGTGATAAATTAAAAAATAGCACCTCCCATTTTGAACCCAATCCACACTCTATTCAGTATTCTCCTCATCAAGATGCAGTAGCCCTAACTGATAAGCTACTAGGCCTTGGTGAAGAGTACTGGCCAGAAGGAGAAGGATGGGCAGTAGAGCAAGTAACACTATCTACCCATGCTGGAACCCATGTCGATGCACCATATCATTATGGTTCTACTATGTCAGATGGAGACCCAGCACGCACCATTGATCATGTGCCTTTGTCTTGGTGTTATGGGGATGGAGTCGTCTTAAATATGACTCATAAACAAGCAGGGGAAGCGATCACCGTTTCAGATTTACAGGAAGAACTAGAACGTATCCAATATCAGCTCAAACCGTATGACATTGTTTTAATACATACAGGCGCTTCTGCCTATTTCCAAGAACCAGGCTATGAATATCGTCACGCTGGCTTAGTTCGCGAGTCTACTGAGTGGCTTATTGATCAAGGAATCAAGATGATCGGGATTGATGCTTGGGGATTAGACCGACCATTTGATGTGACCGCTAAAGAAGCAAAAGAAGGGAAAACCCAGTTCTGGGAGGCTCATCTAGTAGGTAGAGAGAAAGAGTATCTACAAATCGAAAAGTTATGTAATTTAGATCAAATCCCATATGCACATGGATTTAAGGTATCTGCTTTCCCTATTAAGATCGAAAATGCAAGTGCTGGATGGGCACGGGTTGTCGCAATCATAGAAGATTAA
- a CDS encoding phospho-sugar mutase, producing MNPNVVYQEWLRASYLDEQTKQELLLIQGDSNEISDRFCRHLEFGTGGVRGILGAGRNRINRYTIRRITRGLIASLEPPSSVEKKRGVVIAYDNRHQSHELAIETANTLLSHGIVAYLFPSECPTPLLSFAIRELKTLAGVVITASHNPPDYNGYKIYGSDGGQITPQRAQKISYYLDNISEIPDHLEPPNCPHSDIQWLDNTIEDQYIAQLQELLLHPDVLSRSSLRVIYTPLHGVGGELVQKTYIAAGYSNYLIVPEQAEPDPEFRTVSSPNPEDPTAFTLAISLGKKENADLLIATDPDCDRAGIAVKQSNGDYGFLTGNQTGALLLHYLLTTNKQHHLLQKGVMIQTVVSSPLGEKIALSHGLEVRKTLTGFKYIGEQIELIEQRGEKKFVFGYEESFGYLAGTFVRDKDGVMATLLLTEMAAYYHEQQKTLIDVLEEIYNQYGFFAESLQTFTLKGEIGREKMQTIMASLREKPPHTIGSIPICKMVDYERQIETFIGKISSLPYPKENSLQFILQDDSWFCVRPSGTEPKMKIYFSTQGQTKEDCQRKLAVLQEEVVSLIKRGIDSTLIN from the coding sequence CTGGACGAAATCGCATCAACCGGTATACGATACGACGTATCACACGAGGATTAATCGCCAGTTTAGAACCGCCTTCAAGTGTGGAGAAAAAGAGAGGTGTTGTGATCGCATATGATAATCGACACCAATCACATGAGCTCGCAATTGAAACAGCAAATACACTACTATCACATGGGATAGTGGCCTATCTATTTCCATCTGAATGCCCCACACCTCTTCTGTCTTTTGCAATTCGAGAGCTGAAAACTTTAGCGGGAGTGGTCATTACAGCTAGTCACAACCCACCAGATTATAACGGTTACAAAATATACGGATCAGACGGAGGTCAGATCACACCTCAACGAGCCCAAAAAATATCTTATTACTTAGATAATATCTCGGAGATTCCTGATCATCTAGAGCCTCCAAATTGTCCCCACTCAGACATCCAGTGGCTTGATAACACGATTGAAGATCAATACATCGCACAACTACAAGAACTCCTTCTTCATCCCGACGTATTATCTCGATCCTCCCTGCGTGTAATTTACACCCCTCTCCATGGCGTAGGAGGAGAATTAGTCCAAAAAACGTATATAGCTGCTGGCTATTCTAACTATCTGATCGTACCGGAACAGGCGGAACCAGATCCTGAATTTCGAACCGTGTCCTCTCCAAATCCAGAAGACCCTACCGCATTTACGCTTGCAATCTCCTTAGGAAAAAAAGAGAATGCAGACCTACTGATCGCAACCGACCCTGACTGTGATCGTGCTGGAATAGCAGTAAAACAATCAAATGGTGACTACGGATTTCTAACAGGAAATCAGACTGGGGCACTACTTCTCCATTACTTGCTCACAACCAATAAACAGCATCACCTCCTCCAAAAAGGAGTTATGATTCAAACTGTTGTATCTAGTCCTTTAGGTGAAAAGATAGCCCTCTCACATGGACTGGAAGTGAGAAAAACATTAACAGGGTTCAAATACATTGGAGAACAAATTGAACTAATAGAGCAACGTGGAGAAAAAAAGTTTGTATTCGGCTATGAGGAAAGCTTCGGTTATCTTGCAGGAACCTTTGTTCGGGATAAAGATGGAGTAATGGCTACCCTACTCCTCACCGAAATGGCTGCCTATTATCATGAGCAACAGAAGACGCTGATCGATGTATTAGAAGAGATTTACAACCAATACGGTTTTTTTGCCGAAAGCCTACAGACATTTACCTTGAAGGGCGAGATCGGACGAGAAAAGATGCAAACGATTATGGCATCTCTGCGCGAGAAACCTCCTCATACGATCGGGTCTATTCCGATCTGTAAAATGGTGGATTACGAGAGACAGATTGAAACCTTCATAGGGAAAATAAGTTCCCTCCCCTATCCCAAAGAGAACAGTCTCCAGTTTATCTTACAAGACGATTCGTGGTTCTGTGTCCGTCCGTCAGGAACAGAACCTAAAATGAAGATCTACTTCTCAACTCAAGGACAAACAAAAGAGGATTGCCAAAGGAAACTCGCAGTTTTACAAGAAGAAGTGGTTTCCTTAATAAAACGAGGGATAGATTCGACATTGATTAACTAG
- a CDS encoding TetR/AcrR family transcriptional regulator, with the protein MDGFLKRTQEKRRKIEETTISLLHLELNDIKIADIAKKAQVSQVTIYNYYGSKERLLQVAIIRFIERETERFKQILDMNITFEEKIKQLISIKKQAASQFNLSLYTQLFAQDHEFQEYIARLSSEQSIPLFLKLLKNGRETGHIRESVKDETLLFYLNFLGQAFLHLDGNVVFPPEYEHLAEEMLDLFLYGILNKTEH; encoded by the coding sequence TTGGACGGATTTTTGAAGCGGACGCAGGAAAAAAGGAGAAAGATCGAGGAGACAACGATCTCTTTGTTGCACCTAGAGTTGAATGATATCAAAATTGCGGACATTGCCAAAAAGGCACAGGTATCGCAAGTAACTATATATAATTACTACGGAAGTAAAGAGAGGCTTCTCCAAGTTGCTATTATACGGTTCATCGAACGAGAAACAGAAAGATTTAAACAGATTTTAGATATGAATATAACGTTTGAAGAAAAAATAAAGCAGCTTATTTCTATCAAGAAACAAGCTGCAAGTCAGTTTAATCTCTCCCTTTATACACAGTTGTTCGCTCAGGATCATGAGTTTCAGGAGTATATTGCAAGATTATCTAGTGAGCAGTCCATACCGCTCTTTTTAAAGTTATTGAAAAACGGACGGGAGACGGGACATATTAGAGAATCGGTAAAAGACGAAACATTATTATTCTACTTAAACTTTTTAGGACAAGCTTTTTTACATCTTGATGGAAATGTTGTTTTCCCACCAGAATATGAACATTTAGCTGAAGAGATGCTGGACCTATTTTTATATGGGATCTTAAATAAGACGGAACATTAG